A stretch of Gemmatimonas aurantiaca T-27 DNA encodes these proteins:
- a CDS encoding outer membrane protein assembly factor BamD, translating into MRYVPSRMEWRLMLLLSVAAAVAGCSRGFRPQDFATPEALFKASLQEFERKKWDNAQLGFERLTNDLSSRDPLLAPAYFYLALTHERKHEFLLAAQAFERVTDGFPDDTLAPTAMLGSGRSYQSIWRRPSLDPEQGQKAVSVLRALLSSYPDAKEVEDAKARISTLEEWFAEKDYMTGVHYVRVRRAIDPAIIYFKDVVTTYPTTKAARLSWLRLNELYTKIRWKEDAAETCTAMWKAYPGDADVRSACGVQPADTTAVPAAAAPPAPRDTIALAPLAASTPVVYARPAPVGRG; encoded by the coding sequence ATGAGATACGTCCCATCCCGCATGGAATGGCGCCTGATGCTGCTGCTGAGTGTGGCCGCAGCGGTGGCTGGCTGTTCCCGCGGTTTCCGTCCTCAGGACTTTGCGACGCCGGAAGCGCTCTTCAAGGCGTCGTTGCAGGAGTTCGAGCGCAAGAAGTGGGACAACGCCCAACTCGGATTCGAACGGCTCACCAACGACCTCTCGTCGCGGGATCCGCTGCTCGCGCCGGCGTACTTCTACCTGGCGCTGACGCACGAGCGGAAACACGAGTTCCTGCTGGCGGCCCAGGCGTTCGAACGGGTCACCGATGGGTTCCCCGACGACACGCTCGCGCCCACCGCCATGCTGGGCAGTGGGCGGTCGTATCAGAGTATCTGGCGGCGACCGTCACTCGACCCGGAGCAGGGGCAGAAGGCGGTGTCGGTGCTGCGGGCGTTGCTGTCGTCCTATCCGGACGCCAAGGAAGTCGAGGACGCCAAGGCCCGGATCTCCACCCTCGAAGAGTGGTTCGCCGAGAAGGACTACATGACCGGCGTGCACTATGTGCGCGTGCGGCGGGCGATCGATCCGGCGATCATCTACTTCAAGGACGTCGTCACGACGTATCCGACCACGAAGGCGGCGCGCCTTTCGTGGCTGCGGTTGAATGAGCTGTACACGAAGATCCGCTGGAAAGAAGATGCCGCGGAGACGTGCACGGCCATGTGGAAGGCGTATCCCGGGGACGCCGACGTGCGGTCGGCCTGCGGCGTGCAGCCCGCCGATACCACGGCGGTTCCGGCGGCCGCGGCCCCTCCGGCCCCCCGCGATACCATCGCGCTGGCCCCCTTGGCGGCCAGTACCCCTGTGGTGTACGCCCGGCCCGCCCCAGTCGGGCGCGGCTGA